The Streptomyces sp. Alt3 genome has a segment encoding these proteins:
- a CDS encoding (2Fe-2S)-binding protein, which produces MRVNFTVNGRKQEADDVWEGESLLYVLRERMGLPGSKNACEQGECGSCTVRLDGVPVCSCLVAAGQAEGREIVTVEGLADYARHRDDAHPGAGCAAGTCGTSLDRAKRWQARPTDAQGAEAAELSPIQQAFIDAGAVQCGFCTPGLLVAADELLETQPSPSDQDIREALSGNLCRCTGYEKILDAVRLAAARQEETVR; this is translated from the coding sequence ATGCGAGTGAATTTCACGGTCAACGGCCGGAAGCAGGAAGCCGACGACGTCTGGGAGGGCGAGTCCCTGCTGTACGTCCTGCGCGAGCGCATGGGTCTGCCCGGCTCCAAGAACGCCTGTGAACAGGGCGAATGCGGTTCCTGTACGGTCCGCCTCGACGGCGTGCCCGTCTGTTCCTGTCTCGTCGCGGCCGGCCAGGCGGAAGGACGCGAGATCGTCACAGTCGAGGGGCTGGCGGACTACGCCCGGCACCGCGACGACGCCCACCCCGGAGCGGGCTGCGCCGCCGGCACCTGCGGTACCTCGCTCGACCGGGCCAAGCGCTGGCAGGCCCGGCCCACCGACGCGCAGGGCGCCGAGGCCGCCGAACTCTCCCCGATCCAGCAGGCGTTCATCGACGCGGGCGCGGTCCAGTGCGGCTTCTGCACCCCCGGTCTGCTGGTCGCCGCCGACGAGCTGCTGGAGACGCAGCCCTCCCCGTCCGACCAGGACATCCGCGAGGCGCTCTCCGGCAACCTCTGCCGCTGCACCGGTTACGAGAAGATCCTCGACGCGGTCCGCCTCGCGGCCGCCCGTCAGGAAGAGACGGTCCGATAG
- a CDS encoding GntR family transcriptional regulator: MEQGRARENAWPYASPGTPQDVRVPEQARGEHTHGEPPAPRTVQRHSVRGQILDALRAALVGGELAPGEVYSAPALGARFGVSATPVREAMQQLAVEGAVEVVPNRGFRVSERGPRELADLAEVRALIEVPVMLRLARTVPASGWCALRPLADATVAAAAVGDRAAYAESDRAFHRAVLALSGNQQLVSVADDLHRRSQWPLVDSPAGRRAELLADASEHTALLDALIARDLTVVRSLVRDHFDGADV; the protein is encoded by the coding sequence GTGGAGCAGGGCAGAGCGCGTGAGAACGCGTGGCCGTACGCCTCCCCGGGCACCCCGCAGGACGTTCGCGTACCCGAACAGGCCCGCGGCGAACACACCCACGGCGAGCCGCCCGCCCCCCGTACGGTCCAGCGGCACTCCGTGCGCGGCCAGATCCTGGACGCCCTGCGTGCCGCGCTCGTCGGCGGGGAGCTCGCTCCGGGTGAGGTCTACTCCGCCCCGGCGCTCGGCGCCCGCTTCGGCGTGTCCGCCACCCCGGTGCGCGAGGCGATGCAGCAGCTGGCCGTCGAGGGCGCGGTCGAGGTCGTACCGAACCGGGGCTTCCGGGTCAGCGAGAGAGGCCCCCGGGAGCTGGCGGATCTCGCCGAGGTGCGCGCGCTGATCGAGGTCCCCGTCATGCTGCGGCTCGCCCGCACCGTCCCGGCGTCCGGCTGGTGCGCGCTGCGCCCGCTGGCCGACGCCACGGTCGCGGCGGCGGCCGTCGGCGACCGTGCGGCGTACGCGGAGAGCGACCGTGCCTTCCACCGCGCCGTGCTCGCGCTGTCCGGCAACCAGCAGCTCGTGTCGGTCGCCGACGACCTGCACCGGCGTTCCCAGTGGCCCCTGGTCGACAGCCCCGCCGGCCGCAGGGCCGAGCTGCTCGCGGACGCCTCGGAGCACACGGCACTGCTGGACGCGCTCATCGCCAGGGACCTCACGGTGGTGCGGTCCCTCGTGCGCGACCACTTCGACGGCGCGGACGTCTGA
- a CDS encoding FAD binding domain-containing protein, with the protein MDFLRPASWEEALAAKAEHPTAVPIAGGTDVMVEINFDHRRPGHLMDLNRIGELSEWQVGPDTVRLGASVPYSAVMENLRTELPGLALASHTVASPQIRNRGGVGGNLGTASPAGDAHPALLAAGAEVEAASVRGTRMIPIDDFYTGVKRNALAPDELIRAVHIKKADGPQQYSKVGTRNAMVIAVCAFGLALHPGSRTVRTGIGSAAPTPVRAKEAEDFLNAALEEGGFWESGKIITPSVAKQFAQLAAGACNPIDDVRGTAAYRRHAVGIMARRTLGWTWEQYRGAGRTLEGAA; encoded by the coding sequence ATGGACTTCCTTCGCCCCGCCAGCTGGGAGGAGGCGCTCGCCGCCAAGGCCGAGCACCCGACGGCTGTGCCCATCGCGGGTGGCACCGACGTGATGGTCGAGATCAATTTCGACCATCGGCGGCCCGGACACCTCATGGACCTGAACCGCATCGGTGAGCTGTCCGAGTGGCAGGTCGGCCCGGACACCGTGCGTCTCGGCGCCTCCGTGCCGTACAGCGCCGTCATGGAGAACCTGCGGACCGAGCTGCCCGGGCTCGCCCTCGCCTCGCACACCGTCGCCTCGCCGCAGATCCGCAACCGCGGTGGCGTCGGCGGCAACCTGGGCACCGCCTCGCCCGCCGGGGACGCCCATCCGGCGCTGCTCGCCGCGGGCGCCGAGGTCGAGGCCGCGTCCGTACGGGGTACGCGGATGATTCCGATCGACGACTTCTACACCGGCGTCAAGCGCAACGCCCTCGCCCCGGACGAGCTGATCCGGGCCGTGCACATCAAGAAGGCCGACGGCCCGCAGCAGTACTCCAAGGTGGGCACCCGCAACGCGATGGTCATCGCCGTCTGCGCCTTCGGCCTCGCGCTCCACCCCGGGAGCCGCACCGTGCGCACGGGCATCGGCTCCGCCGCCCCGACCCCGGTCCGGGCGAAGGAGGCCGAGGACTTCCTGAACGCCGCGCTGGAGGAGGGCGGGTTCTGGGAGAGCGGAAAGATCATCACGCCCTCCGTGGCCAAGCAGTTCGCCCAGCTCGCCGCCGGGGCCTGCAACCCCATCGACGACGTACGGGGCACCGCCGCCTACCGCCGGCACGCCGTCGGCATCATGGCCCGCCGCACGCTGGGCTGGACCTGGGAGCAGTACCGCGGAGCGGGACGCACCCTCGAAGGAGCTGCTTGA
- a CDS encoding PucR family transcriptional regulator, with protein MRLRALLDTEALGLRLLGGEDELDRSVRGVMTTDLRDPSRYLSGGELVLTGLAWRRDASDSEPFVRLLTNAGVAGLAAGEAELGDVPDDLVEACLRNRLPLFAVNETVAFATITEHVVRQVSGERAGDLAAVVDRHRRLMTSGPAGGGPEVVLDLLTSDLDLRAWVLSPTGRQIAGAGDALPPRVGAQLAGLHLAATRTGRPGPHRAEVDGTAYSLFPIRNSGRGTLPAPARDVRESVLSDWLLAVAADAGDWPEARLDLLQGVTQLIAVERDRRDAARAVRRRLAQEVLELVQTGAAPAEIAARLRVAAPVLLPGLGTAPHWQVVVARVEWPQEDTGQPGSRAAQALLEEILVDPAVTGPDSADRIAVAYTGEEAVALVPLTALASPRPEEAGAPEESGAREQQDAALHADTLLDTVRAPLSAGLGDDGRLTLGVSAAVHSAEGLRGALEEARHARRVAAARPGPVCAAGHHELASHVLLLPFVPDDVRRAFTARLLDPLRDYDRRHRAELIETLEAFLDCDGSWTRCAARLHLHVNTLRYRVGRIEQLTGRDLSRLEDKLDFFLALRMS; from the coding sequence ATGCGGCTGCGCGCACTGCTGGACACCGAGGCTCTGGGCCTGCGGCTGCTCGGCGGCGAGGACGAGCTGGACCGTTCGGTCCGGGGCGTCATGACGACCGACCTGCGCGACCCCAGCCGCTATCTCTCCGGTGGCGAGCTGGTCCTCACCGGACTGGCGTGGCGTCGGGACGCCTCGGACTCCGAGCCGTTCGTACGGCTCCTGACGAATGCCGGGGTGGCGGGTCTGGCCGCGGGTGAGGCGGAGCTCGGGGACGTCCCCGACGATCTGGTCGAGGCGTGTCTGCGGAACCGGCTGCCGCTCTTCGCGGTCAACGAGACGGTGGCATTCGCGACGATCACCGAACACGTGGTGCGCCAGGTGTCCGGCGAGCGGGCCGGGGACCTCGCGGCGGTCGTCGACCGCCACCGCAGGCTGATGACCTCGGGCCCGGCGGGCGGCGGGCCCGAGGTTGTGCTCGACCTGCTCACCTCCGACCTGGACCTCCGCGCCTGGGTCCTGTCCCCCACGGGCCGGCAGATCGCCGGAGCGGGCGACGCCCTGCCGCCCCGGGTGGGCGCGCAGCTGGCCGGTCTGCATCTCGCGGCGACCCGCACCGGCCGTCCCGGGCCGCACCGCGCCGAGGTGGACGGAACCGCCTATTCGCTGTTCCCGATCCGGAACAGCGGCCGGGGCACGCTGCCCGCCCCGGCCCGCGATGTGCGCGAGTCCGTGCTCTCGGACTGGCTGCTGGCCGTGGCGGCGGATGCCGGGGACTGGCCGGAAGCCCGTCTGGACCTCCTCCAGGGCGTCACCCAGCTGATCGCGGTGGAGCGGGACCGCCGCGACGCCGCACGCGCGGTACGCCGCAGACTCGCCCAGGAGGTCCTGGAGCTGGTCCAGACGGGCGCCGCCCCCGCCGAGATCGCCGCCAGGCTGCGGGTGGCCGCCCCGGTCCTGCTGCCGGGGCTGGGCACGGCACCGCACTGGCAGGTCGTGGTGGCCCGGGTCGAGTGGCCCCAGGAGGACACCGGGCAGCCGGGCAGCCGGGCCGCGCAGGCCCTGCTGGAGGAGATCCTCGTCGACCCCGCGGTGACGGGCCCCGACTCGGCGGACCGGATCGCCGTGGCGTACACGGGTGAGGAGGCCGTCGCCCTCGTCCCGCTGACCGCGCTCGCCTCCCCGCGCCCGGAGGAGGCCGGCGCGCCGGAGGAATCCGGCGCCCGGGAACAGCAGGACGCCGCGCTGCACGCCGACACCCTGCTCGACACCGTCCGGGCGCCGCTCTCCGCGGGTCTCGGGGACGACGGCCGGCTGACACTGGGTGTCAGCGCGGCCGTGCATTCCGCCGAGGGGCTGCGCGGCGCGCTGGAGGAGGCCCGGCACGCCCGCCGGGTCGCCGCGGCCCGGCCTGGTCCGGTCTGCGCGGCAGGCCACCACGAGCTCGCCTCGCACGTCCTGCTGCTGCCCTTCGTCCCGGACGACGTCCGCCGCGCCTTCACCGCCCGGCTGCTGGACCCGCTCCGCGACTACGACCGGCGGCACCGCGCGGAGCTGATCGAGACCCTGGAAGCATTCCTGGACTGCGACGGCTCCTGGACCCGCTGTGCGGCCCGGCTGCACCTCCACGTCAACACACTGCGCTACCGCGTCGGACGTATCGAGCAGTTGACGGGACGTGACCTTTCGCGCCTCGAGGACAAGCTCGACTTCTTCCTCGCCCTGCGTATGAGCTGA